One window of Caldisericia bacterium genomic DNA carries:
- a CDS encoding ribonuclease J, which translates to MSSQELSSKFVKITFLGGLNEIGKNMMIFEDNETAFILDAGFKFPEIEMYGVEYVIPNLTYIDKIKNKLKGIVITHGHLDHIGSIKYIFEKVKLPLYGTKLTLGLASTVIPGKLKPYEEVEIKPNEKFKIGNFTLEGVYVNHSIPDGLGFLIENPFSGRIFHTGDFKIDTTPIDGKAIDLQKLGKIGQDGVLLILSDSTNATKEGFTGSERVVGERLFDLFRKIKGRIIITTFSTNIHRIQQIFDISHKLNKKVYVDGKSFVIIITISKKLGFLNIPNDLMIQIDELSLVPEEKLVILTTGSQGEPLSGLTRLANSAHDKIKILPKDTVIISAHPIPGNEEYVNKIINSLFYLNAEVIYREEDGVHVSGHASTEELKIMLQLIKPDYFVPIHGEARHLYAHKKVAKEIGISEDKIFVVENGDTLIVTKDHVRRGKKENTGDLFIDGLGLESEESEVLKDRKILAKEGIVVLGILINKGKIKDISFSSRGFFNGIEFNKIIKDAKERVEEIYNSNHSYSKDILERDLQGALSSFLYERTRRKPIIIPLIFEENE; encoded by the coding sequence ATGAGTTCGCAAGAATTATCAAGTAAATTTGTAAAAATAACTTTTTTAGGAGGGTTAAACGAAATTGGTAAAAACATGATGATTTTTGAAGATAATGAAACTGCTTTTATTCTTGATGCAGGTTTTAAATTTCCTGAAATTGAAATGTATGGAGTTGAATATGTAATTCCAAATCTAACATATATTGATAAAATAAAAAATAAATTAAAAGGAATAGTTATAACTCATGGTCATCTTGATCATATTGGTTCTATAAAATATATTTTTGAAAAAGTAAAACTTCCTCTTTATGGAACAAAACTAACTCTTGGTCTTGCTTCAACTGTAATTCCAGGTAAATTAAAACCATACGAAGAAGTTGAAATAAAACCAAATGAAAAATTTAAAATAGGAAATTTTACACTTGAGGGAGTTTATGTAAATCATTCAATTCCAGACGGACTTGGTTTTTTAATTGAAAATCCCTTTTCTGGAAGAATTTTTCATACAGGAGATTTTAAAATTGATACAACTCCAATTGATGGAAAAGCAATTGATCTTCAAAAATTAGGAAAAATTGGACAAGATGGAGTTTTACTCATTCTATCAGATTCTACAAATGCAACAAAAGAAGGTTTTACTGGTTCTGAAAGGGTTGTTGGTGAAAGGCTTTTTGATCTTTTTAGAAAAATAAAAGGAAGAATTATAATTACAACTTTCTCAACAAACATTCATAGAATCCAACAAATTTTTGATATTTCTCATAAACTAAATAAAAAAGTTTATGTTGATGGAAAAAGTTTTGTAATTATAATTACAATTTCTAAAAAACTCGGCTTTTTAAATATTCCAAATGATCTAATGATCCAGATTGATGAACTTTCTCTTGTTCCAGAAGAGAAATTAGTTATTTTAACAACTGGAAGTCAGGGTGAACCACTTTCAGGGCTTACAAGACTTGCAAATTCAGCACATGATAAAATAAAAATTCTTCCAAAAGATACAGTTATAATTTCTGCACATCCAATTCCTGGAAATGAAGAATATGTAAACAAAATTATAAATTCTCTTTTTTATCTTAATGCTGAAGTTATCTATAGAGAAGAAGATGGTGTTCATGTATCAGGACATGCTTCAACTGAGGAGTTAAAAATAATGCTTCAACTTATTAAACCAGATTATTTTGTTCCTATTCATGGAGAAGCAAGACACCTTTATGCTCACAAAAAGGTAGCAAAAGAGATTGGTATAAGTGAAGATAAAATTTTTGTAGTTGAAAATGGTGATACTTTAATAGTCACAAAGGACCATGTTAGAAGAGGAAAAAAAGAAAACACAGGAGATCTTTTTATTGATGGGCTTGGTCTTGAATCTGAAGAGAGTGAAGTTTTAAAAGATAGAAAAATTTTAGCAAAAGAAGGTATTGTTGTATTAGGTATTTTAATAAATAAAGGGAAAATAAAAGACATAAGTTTTTCATCAAGAGGATTTTTTAATGGAATTGAGTTTAATAAAATAATAAAAGATGCTAAAGAAAGAGTAGAGGAGATATATAATTCAAATCACTCTTATTCAAAAGATATACTTGAAAGAGATTTACAAGGTGCTCTTTCTTCATTTCTTTATGAGAGAACAAGAAGAAAACCAATTATTATTCCATTAATTTTTGAAGAGAATGAATAA
- a CDS encoding insulinase family protein, whose product MADSETIVEPLFNGSTLIYQRGENFPSFSLFILVPAGSIYESEETNGYSHFIEHLVFKGTPKRNSKEISIEVEGIGCDMNAFTSSEYTGYYIRGRDRSFKKATDVILDIIQNPLFPEIEIEKEKNVVIEEYNSIEDSPEELSLIELKKAIWGNSSFSYDVIGKVENIKNSTRDSLFSFFKNFYHPENLIISFYGNIQFDEVKKVVEENLKKFDYDKKISEVFEPNFLSDIKVRYKDIKQVYVHMAFKSVSILTKEYPIHLVLLNVLGGGMSSRLFQRIREDLGLVYSIYSFNLSYKQTGAGVIYFATNKNNLEKVLYEIKSEFEKIKKESFKIDEIERSKEFLIGNLLLRLENSLAKSERNGVNFFRKGYVEKIEEVIERIQKVNRDDLMKEFSEIEFEKFGFGVCGGLTQDEFARIIK is encoded by the coding sequence ATGGCAGATAGCGAAACAATAGTTGAGCCACTATTTAATGGCTCAACATTAATATACCAGAGAGGAGAAAATTTCCCTTCCTTCTCTCTTTTTATTTTGGTACCAGCAGGTTCAATTTATGAGAGTGAAGAGACAAATGGATATTCACATTTTATAGAACATCTTGTTTTTAAAGGAACTCCTAAAAGAAACTCAAAAGAAATTTCAATTGAAGTCGAAGGAATTGGTTGTGATATGAACGCTTTTACATCAAGTGAATATACTGGCTACTATATTAGAGGAAGAGATAGAAGTTTTAAAAAAGCAACTGATGTTATTTTAGATATTATTCAAAATCCACTTTTTCCTGAAATTGAAATTGAAAAAGAAAAAAATGTTGTTATTGAAGAGTATAACTCAATTGAGGATTCACCTGAAGAACTTTCTCTAATTGAACTTAAAAAAGCTATTTGGGGAAATTCAAGTTTTTCTTATGATGTTATTGGAAAAGTTGAAAATATAAAAAATTCAACAAGAGATTCTCTCTTTTCCTTTTTTAAAAATTTTTATCATCCAGAAAATTTAATCATCTCTTTTTATGGAAATATTCAATTTGATGAAGTTAAAAAGGTAGTAGAAGAAAATTTAAAAAAATTTGATTATGATAAAAAAATAAGTGAAGTTTTTGAACCAAATTTTTTATCTGATATAAAAGTTAGATATAAAGATATTAAACAAGTTTATGTACACATGGCTTTTAAATCTGTTTCAATTCTCACAAAAGAATATCCTATTCATCTTGTTCTTTTAAATGTTTTAGGTGGTGGAATGTCATCAAGATTATTTCAAAGGATAAGAGAAGATTTAGGTTTAGTTTATTCAATTTATTCTTTCAATTTATCTTATAAACAAACTGGGGCTGGAGTAATCTATTTTGCAACAAACAAGAATAATTTAGAAAAAGTTCTTTATGAAATTAAAAGTGAATTTGAGAAAATAAAAAAAGAGTCTTTTAAAATAGATGAGATAGAGAGAAGTAAAGAATTTTTAATTGGAAATTTGCTTCTTAGATTAGAGAACTCTTTGGCAAAAAGTGAAAGAAATGGAGTTAATTTTTTTAGAAAAGGTTATGTTGAGAAAATTGAAGAAGTAATTGAAAGAATTCAAAAAGTTAATAGAGATGATTTAATGAAAGAGTTTAGTGAAATAGAGTTTGAAAAATTTGGTTTTGGTGTATGTGGAGGCTTAACACAAGATGAGTTCGCAAGAATTATCAAGTAA